In Candidatus Zixiibacteriota bacterium, the DNA window CCCCGCTTGATGGCGTCTTTGGCCGAACTCAGCGAGGCGTAGCCGGTCATGAAGATCACGCCGATACTCGGGTTGAGCGCGCGCGCCTGCTCCACGAGATCGGTGCCGCTCATTTTAGGCATGCGGATATCGGTGATCAGCAGATCGATCGGTTGAGTCCTCAGGATCGCCAGGGCCTCGGCGCCGCTGTTGGCAGTGAGCACATGATACCCCTCCTCCTCAAGGGCGTCGCGCACCAGCGACTGTACGATTTCTTCGTCGTCTACCGCCAGGATGCGGCAAACCCAGGACGTCGTGTCGCTCATTTGACTCTTGCCTTTTCCAGGCCCTTCTCGATTACGTCGCGAAGCTGTTCGAGTCCGAACGGCTTGCGCAGGCAAGTGAATTCAGTCGAGCTTTGTATCATATCATACAGCTCATCGGGGAGCGAATCGGTGAAGACGAACTCCATTCCGTGGCGATCCTTCCCCAACTCTTTCAGCAGCTGATATCCGTTCTTGCCCGGCAAGTGCAGATCACAGATGCAGATATCATAGCCGCCGCTTCGCGCCTTCGCGAGGCCATCCTGGCCGTCGGAAGCGGTGTCAACCTGGTGGCCCAGCTCGCCCAGGTATTCGGTGAGCAGTTCGCGAATGACCGAGGAATCGTCGACGACCAGTATCTTAGCCATCGCTGCCTCCGTTGGGCTCGAGCGCGTCGCTGACAGCTTGCATCAGCTCTTTGATACTGAACGGTTTGGCCAGAAAGGCGCAGGCCCCGTGGCTGACCGACTGGCTCACCGTGTGGAGACTGGAATAGCCGGAGATTACAATCACTTTGGTGTTGGGGTGAAGCTCCCGGGCTGCCTTGACGACCTCCTGACCCGGCACCTTCGGCATACGCAGATCGGTGATGACCAGATCGAATTGGCGTTCCTTGAGCCGGGCTATGGCTTGATCGCCGTCGCAGGCCACCGCAACGTCGTATTCCTCAAGTACTTCCGACAGGAAATCACGGATGATCTCCTCGTCATCTACGATGAGAATGGAATGATTTGCAGTCGCTCCCATGTGCCGTCAGCGCGTACTAAGCTT includes these proteins:
- a CDS encoding response regulator yields the protein MAKILVVDDSSVIRELLTEYLGELGHQVDTASDGQDGLAKARSGGYDICICDLHLPGKNGYQLLKELGKDRHGMEFVFTDSLPDELYDMIQSSTEFTCLRKPFGLEQLRDVIEKGLEKARVK
- a CDS encoding response regulator codes for the protein MGATANHSILIVDDEEIIRDFLSEVLEEYDVAVACDGDQAIARLKERQFDLVITDLRMPKVPGQEVVKAARELHPNTKVIVISGYSSLHTVSQSVSHGACAFLAKPFSIKELMQAVSDALEPNGGSDG